One Malania oleifera isolate guangnan ecotype guangnan chromosome 10, ASM2987363v1, whole genome shotgun sequence genomic region harbors:
- the LOC131166533 gene encoding uncharacterized protein LOC131166533, translating to MGFIRSPPTVSTLYFLWLFSLLLGFFVLFSSASFEAIPRLRPFKKYNFKSPDSVKLSRTLSDFSTFFYNQTLDHFNYRPESYVTFQQKYVINSKYWGGADAAAPIFVLLGDEGPIEDDIEGIGFLPENAASFRALLIYIEHRFYGKSVPYGSKREAMRNASIRGYFNSAQALADYAEVIRHLKQQLSADSSPVIVIGASYGGMLAAWFRLKYPHMALGALASSAPILYFDNITPEDGYSSVVTRDFKEASESCYNTIRKSWSQIDKFAATPNGLSRLSKKFKTCKRLKNTEELNEHLRNAYSAAAQYDEPPEFPVTKMCKAIDGAASNGIDILGQIFAGMVAFDGNKSCYDLEPYFSSETINGWDWQTCSDITIRMGRGNNTLFGAADPFDLNKYLKYCKNKYGVTPRPLWITTYYGGHHIKLILKKFGSNIIFSNGLRDPYSSGGVLEDISDSVVAVYTVEGSHCLDVSAAQKNDPNWLVLQRSKEVQIIKGWILKYYEDLHQTS from the exons ATGGGTTTTATTAGATCACCTCCTACAGTCTCAACTCTATATTTCTTATGGTTATTTTCTCTCCTTCTGGGCTTCTTTGTACTTTTTTCTTCAGCATCATTTGAGGCAATCCCCAGACTTCGTCCCTTTAAAAAGTATAATTTTAAAAGCCCTGATAGCGTTAAATTGTCACGGACATTGAGTGACTTCAGCACATTTTTTTACAATCAAACCCTAGATCACTTCAACTATCGTCCAGAAAGCTATGTTACCTTTCAACAGAAATACGTTATAAATAGTAAATACTGGGGTGGTGCTGATGCAGCTGCACCAATCTTTGTCCTTTTGGGTGATGAGGGTCCCATAGAGGACGATATCGAAGGGATCGGGTTTCTCCCAGAAAATGCAGCCAGTTTCCGTGCTTTACTGATTTACATAGAG CATCGGTTCTATGGGAAATCAGTACCATATGGATCAAAGAGAGAAGCAATGAGAAACGCCTCAATCCGCGGGTACTTCAACTCCGCTCAAGCGTTGGCTGATTATGCGGAGGTGATTAGGCACTTAAAGCAACAGCTATCGGCTGATAGCTCCCCAGTGATTGTCATTGGAGCTTCTTACGGCGGAA TGTTAGCAGCATGGTTTCGACTGAAGTACCCTCACATGGCGCTTGGAGCACTAGCCTCATCAGCCCCAATTCTTTATTTTGACAATATTACTCCAGAGGACGGGTATTCTTCTGTTGTCACCCGGGATTTCAAG GAAGCAAGTGAAAGCTGCTACAATACCATAAGAAAATCGTGGTCCCAAATTGATAAATTCGCAGCGACACCCAATGGACTCTCCAGGCTCagcaaaaaattcaaaacttgcaA GCGACTCAAGAATACTGAAGAGCTTAATGAGCATTTAAGGAACGCATATTCAGCTGCTGCACAATATGACGAACCCCCAGAGTTCCCTGTGACAAAGATGTGCAAAGCCATTGATGGAGCAGCGTCGAATGGAATCGACATTCTGGGGCAGATATTTGCAGGAATGGTTGCTTTCGACGGGAACAAGTCATGCTATGATCTTGAACCATACTTCTCTTCAGAAACCATAAATGGCTGGGATTGGCAA ACATGCAGTGATATAACCATACGGATGGGCAGAGGGAACAATACACTGTTTGGGGCAGCAGATCCATTTGACCTGAACAAATACTTGAAGTACTGCAAGAACAAATATGGAGTCACCCCTCGCCCACTGTGGATCACTACTTACTATGGTGGCCAT CATATAAAACTgatactgaagaagtttgggagcAACATCATATTCTCCAATGGCCTTCGAGACCCTTACAGCAGTGGCGG GGTGTTGGAAGACATATCAGATAGTGTCGTAGCAGTGTATACAGTTGAAG GATCTCATTGCTTGGATGTATCGGCAGCACAAAAGAATGACCCCAATTGGTTAGTCCTACAGCGCTCCAAAGAGGTCCAGATTATCAAGGGATGGATTCTTAAGTATTATGAAGATCTGCATCAAACTTCTTAA